Proteins encoded together in one Jaculus jaculus isolate mJacJac1 chromosome 7, mJacJac1.mat.Y.cur, whole genome shotgun sequence window:
- the LOC101609413 gene encoding signal transducer CD24-like, with translation MGRAMVARLGLGLLLPALLPPMQIYSNQTAVVPVSSNSSQHASAAPSPTNATSRGNYDALQSAAGLLAISLSLLQLYC, from the coding sequence ATGGGCAGAGCGATGGTGGCCAGGCTGGGGCTGGGCTTGCTGCTTCCGGCTCTGCTCCCACCCATGCAGATTTATTCCAACCAAACAGCTGTTGTGCCAGTTTCAAGTAACTCCTCCCAGCATGCCTCTGCTGCCCCGAGTCCAACTAATGCCACCAGCAGAGGAAATTACGATGCCCTGCAATCAGCAGCTGGTCTCCTTGCCATCTCGCTTTCTCTTCTCCAACTCTACTGTTAG